The Melioribacteraceae bacterium 4301-Me genome contains the following window.
ATAAATTCGCATGATGTTAAATCAACTATTATTTTTTTGTAACCATTATCAATTTTAGAATAAACAAGAGATTTAAGCTCTTCGGATTCACTTAAAGTCGCACGGGGAACATTAACAACTTCAACTACAATATCATCAATAATTTCTTCGAATATTTTCATTTTAATTTGCTTTTTGTGGTGATATTTTATACTTACTCATTAATCTATAAAAAGTAGCTCTTCCTATTTTTAACTTTTTTGCTGCTTCTAATATATTTCCATTGGTAACTTTAAGAGCATGTTTTAAGGCTTCTTCCTTTAGTTTTTCAAATGGGATTATAGGTGCATCCTCTGCAAAAATATCTGAAGTATATTTAAAGGAAGCAGTAGCTTCTGTCCCTTTAATATTGTTAGGTAGAACGTCAACGTCTATATAGTCGCTATCGGTTAATATCATACATCTTTCAATTGTGTTTTCCAGTTCGCGTATATTACCTGGCCAGTCATAATCGTATAATAATTTTAGTGCTTGTTTTGTAGCGCCTTTAACATTTTTGTTAAGCTTGGTATTAAATTGTTTTATAAAATGGTCAATTAAAATGACGATGTCGCCTCTGCGCTCTCGTAAAGGCGGAACGTATATTGGAAAAGAACTAAGTCGATAATACAAATCTTCTCTGAATTGTTTATTGTCAACTGCTTGTTTTAAATCGATGTTTGTTGCAGATATAATTCTAACATCTGTTTTTATAACCTCATTACCACCTACTCTTTCGAATTCCCTTTGTTGAATTACCCTAAGAATTTTGGCTTGGAGAGACATTTCCATTTCTCCGATTTCGTCTAAAAAGATAGTGCCACCGTTTGCAAGTTCAAATTTTCCAATCTTTCTTTGGTGTGCACCTGTGAATGCACCTTTTTCGTGGCCGAACAATTCACTTTCTAAAAGTTCTCTAGGAATTGAAGCACAATTAACAACAACGAAAGGATAATCTTTTCTATTGCCATTGTAATGAATAGCACGTGCTATTAGTTCTTTACCTGTGCCGCTCTCGCCATGAATTAGTACTGTGATGTTGTTATCAAGAACCTTAGAAACCATTTTAAAGGTTTCCTGCATTTTTTTGTCAGCTGTTATAATGTTATCAAAACTGTATTCAGATTGAATATTTTCTTTAAGTTTCTTCAATTCTCTTTCTAAGTCATAATTTTTAATTGCATTTCGGATAGCAGATTCTAATCGATTGCTGTCAATTGGTTTGGGGAAGTAATCGAAAGCACCAAGTCTGATAGACTGAATAGCAACTTCAACACTTCCTTGTGCAGAAAGCATAATTACTGGCAAATGGGGGTTTTTCTTTTTTATTATTTCTAACACTTCATTTCCATGAATATCTGGAAGCATTATATCAAGTAAAATCAAATCTGGTTCATCGGAAAGGGAGTTTATCATAGTTTGTCCATTTGTAAACGTTTTAGTATTGTATCCCCATTTCCTTATCCACTGGCTTACTAATTTTAGAATTGATTCTTCGTCATCAACAATAAATACTAACTTTTCCAATATTACCTCTCTTTTTATTTGGGTAAACGAATTATAAATGTAGTGCCGTTGCCAACTTGGCTTTTAACACTAATTAAGCCTTTATGAAGATCGATAATTTGCTTTACTGCCACTAAGCCGAATCCAACGCCTGTAGCCTGAGAGAAAGTAGATTTTATTTTAGAAAATTTTTGAAAAAGGTTTGGTATTTCTTTTTCTGGGATTCCCACGCCCGTATCACTAATATCAATTTCAACCTCCTTTTCAAAGTCGTTTATAATTACAGAGATTCTTCCGCCATTGCCAGTAAATTTAACTGCATTTGACAATAAATTTGTAAAAACTTTAGATAGGCGTGCATAGTCACCGTTTAAAATTACTTCTTCTTTGGGAAAATCCTTTGTCAACACTAGTTCTTTTTTCTTCAGTTGTTTGTCGAATTCATTTATTATTTCATTAATGAGCTGTATTAGATTGAAAGAGCTAATATTTAATTTTTCTTCGCCGGTCTCTAATTTTGAAAAGTCAAGTAAATCGTTTATTAGCTTTGCAAGTCTTTTCCCTTCTGATAAAATAATCTCGTTAAATTCTAATATTGTTTCTCGTGGAATATCCGAATCGTTTATAATTGTCTCAGCAAATCCCACAATTGAGGCTAAGGGTGTGCGTAATTCGTGAGAGATGTTTGATATAAATTCACTTTTTAACCTGTTCAATTCCTCTAATACATTAATTTTGTGTTTAGCGCGCTCGCGTTCTATTGAAATTATTCTGTTTGCTTCTATTAGTTTTGCGTTTAAATCACGAATCTTTTTCTCATTTTGAATTCTATTAGTAATGTTTCTCCCAATGCTAAGCATTCCGGAAATCTCTCCATCGCTGAAAGTGGGTCGTGCATGAATTTCGAATATTACTTCTTTGTTAGATTTGTTTATAAACTTAGCTTCGAATATTGTAGAGTTTTTATTGTTCAATATTTGTTGAAATGCTTCGGCAATTTTTGTCTCGTCTTCTTTTGCAATAAATTCTAAAAAGTGTTTGCCTTTCATATCTTCGGGGTTATAACCTAATGCCTTTGCCCCGCTGCTGTTAACAAGTGTGAAATAGCCGAACCCGTCCAAGATAAACATTAGGTCATCAGCTGTTTCAATCAGTGTTCTGAACCGTTCTTCTGATTTTTCTAATTTGAGTTGGATTATTTTTTCTTCTGTGATATCATTTAGTGTGCCTACAATCTTTGTTAATTTTCCATCTTTAAATATTGGAACGCCAGTATGTTTAACCCAGTGTTCTTTGCCAAATCTATCTTTAATTCTATATTGGACTGAACTCTCTTCACCATTTTTGATCTTTTCAATAAAATTATTGTAACCAATTAAATCTTCTGAATAAATTGCATCTTTTAACAATGAGTTTGTTTTGTATATTTCTTCCGGGGTATATCCGTAAAGCATTCTGACTGCATTGGAAATGAAAAGTATTTTCTTTAAATCCGCATCAGCTTCATAAAGTACTGTTTGAAGAGCATTTATAATGTCTGTGAAATCGCTGTTAATTTTCATTAACGTTAATTGCTCGTTTGTTTAATGCCAGAGTAAAGTAAATTAAAAATGCTGTATAATTTATTCCCAATTTAAGACAAACAATGACTCAAAAATATTCACTTCAATATAAGAAAATACTTAATATTTACATACTTTCTTATGCTTATATACTTGCAGTCTCATCTTTTAACCCAAAAGTACGCAATAGAAAATGAAAAAATTGACTTTGCCTTTCACTTCAACTCTATAAGAGCAGCCAAATAGCAATAGATAATATTCTTTCAGGCGACTGGAAGATAACCTTTTAACCACAGTGGTAGATTTCCATGCACAGATTGAATTAAAGATTAATTTTAAAGTTAAGTATAAATTCAGTTGTTGGTATTGATTTAAAAAAGGCGCTAATTTCTGGCATATTTGTGGATTCATCAGGATTATTACTAAAAAGTATCAAATCAATTTGACTGTAAAGCCAAACTGCCAAATAAGAAGCAATAAAAATATTACGTATTTTATAGGATTTATTGTAGTTTTCATACTTTAGTTGCATTAAAGTTAGTTCAGTTTCGTTAAGATAATCATTTTGTTTTTTGTTAGTATCAATTATGTAAGAAATCATACCGCCCATAAGTATTAAGCTGGCGCCAGAAATAATTCCACCTTTTAAGAATTGTGAAGAACTAAGCTGTCCCCAACCCGGCAAGAAAATGTTCTTTAACATGTAACTTCTGTAGTCAAAAGGCAGTTTAGTTTGAATACTGGTTTGATGTGATAACGAATCTTTTGCTGTAGAGTTGCTCTGCAGTTCAGCAGCCATTGAATTTTTAATATCGTTAAAAAAATTAATTACCTTAGGGGAGATTTTTGAAGGATCGGGTGAATAATCTTTGTTAATTTTAATTAATTGCCTAAAACTAATTTTTGCCGAAGCTTCGTCGCCCAGCGCATAATATGAAATAGCCTGCATCTCATATACTTCTGTCAAAAGACTGTCGGATAAACTTCCTGATTGAATCAATTTATCTGCCAAATTAATTACTTTTTGATATTCGAATGATTCAAAATATTGTTTTAGTTTATCAATATCTGCTTGTTGAGCTAATAAACTTGCCGATAGAAAAAACAAAATTATTAAGGAATTTTTTTTCATTTAACAAATAAAACTTTGAAGCGGATAAAATATTTAACTATGCAAGTATAAAATAAATATTATTGGCTATAAATCACAGGCGATTTATTATTTCTTGAATTTAAAAAATAGCTTAAGTGTATCTCCCTTTTTAGCTATGAAAGTAGTATCAATATCTTTGTAGGCTGGATTTTTAATTGTAATTCTATTTTTGCCTGGGAAGAGTCTAATTAGACCTCTTAAAGGAGTTTGACCTTTTAATTCGCCGTTCAAATATAAATTTCCCCAAGGGAATACGTTGCATTCTAAGAAAGCCAGTGTAGTATCTAAATTTACTTTAATGTAAGAATTTTCATTGGGCTCAATTTTAATTAATGCCATATAAGGGGGATAGTCCGGATTAATTAATTTCATTGTATGTTCTCCCGGGTCCAAGCTCAATGGATTTATTAATGGTGTTACATCTTTTTTCACGCCATCGATATAAATTTCAGCCCAAGGGTAGCAGTCAACAAATAATTTGCTCGGCTTTGTAGTTGCCGGCGGTACAATTGGAATTACTTTGTTCTGGTTATCTTCTTTGGGAATATTAATAGATTCTTTTTCCTTTTCTTTTGGTTTGTCAATTTTAGAATCGCCCACATTGCTTAATTCCTTTTGAGGTTCTTTTGGTTGTTGTTCAGCAGTTTGAGTTTTATTGGCATTATTAAGTATTGTGTTTTTATTATTGTTAATATGCAGTTGGGTATAGAGGATAAAAAAACTGGCGATGAATAAAACAATTGCAATTGCTATAATAACTCTCGTCTTCTTTTTCTTTGAAGTAAAAGTGACAGTTTTTATATCTGCAGTTGCTGATTGTTCATTTATATAGTTTTGAAGTTCATTAGTTACATTTAATTCCTTTAATACCTCGTTAGCTGAGCTGTACCTTTGAGCCGGGTTTTTTCTAAGCAGTCTAATAATTATTTTTTTATACAGTTCTGGTAATACAGATAAATCGTTTATTAATTCTTCCTCATTAAAACTCATTATTTTGTTGATGGTGAGGTTAATATTCTCTTGTACGAAAGGATTTTTGCCGGTGAACATTTCAAAAATGACCAAGCCAGCCGAGAATAAGTCACTTTTGTGTGTAAGTTTTTCGCCTCTTATTTGTTCGGGCGACATATAACTTGGTGTGCCAACAATTGAATACGGTTGGGTTACTAATGTATCTTCAGCGGAAAGCGCTAAGCCAAAATCTCCTATTTTTAGGTGATAATTTGTATTAACAAATATATTTTCTGGTTTTATATCTCTATGAATAATTTTGTTGTTGTGCGCATAGTCTAATCCCTTAAAAAGTTGTATTGTCAGCTGTTCTTTTTGCTGTAAGGTGAGTTCATTTTTTTTGAGTAAATTGCGCAAGCTTTGTCCTTCAAAATACTCAAACGATATGTAGAAATATTCTTTGTTAGTGCCAAAATCTAATACCTTTATAATGTTTGGATGGTCTAGTTGTGCTAAAATTTTTGCTTCTCTTTTAAATCTTTCTACTAAAGAATTATCTGCAATTCTTTCTGTATTGAGTATTTTAAGAATTATTTTTTTCGATAAGTAAATATGATTAGCAAGAAAAACACTTGCGTGTTCATCTTTTTTAAGAATCTCAATTATCTCAAATCGATCAAATAATATTTCCGTTGAAAGATTTGACATTAAATTTGCTCGCCTATTTCTTTTAATTTAAGCTGCACCCATCTTACAGAAACACCCAACGATTTAGCCGCCAAGGTTCGATTTCCATTGAATTGTTCAAGTCGTTTTTTCAAAAGAAAAATTTCAAATTCATCTAAAGTGCCATTGAAATTTTTCATTTCGTCCTGGTCTTCTAAAATTATATGCTCTTCCGTAAGCACGTCTGAGTCACAAAGTATCAAGGATCTTTGTATAACATTAATTAATTGACGGATATTGCCGGGCCAATAATATGTTTCCAATTTTTTAATTGCACGTGGATGAATACTTATTTTTTTGTTACTGAATTTTTCTACAAAATGTTTTGTCAATATTGGGATATCACTTCTTCTTTCTCTTAAAGGTGGAATTTTTATTGGAAAAACATTTAATCGATAAAATAAATCTTCTCTGAATTGTCCTTCTTTGGTCATTTCATGCAAATCTTTATTGGTAGCTGCAATTATTCTTGCTTCAATTTTTCTAACGTTTACATCTCCTAACCTTATAATTTCTCTATTTTCCAGGACGCGTAAAAGTTTAGCCTGCAATGCCATAGAAATATCACCAATCTCATCTAAAAAGAAAGTGCCTTGACCTGCAGCTTCTAAAAGACCAATCTTATCGGTGTTGGCGCCTGTAAAAGCACCTTTTTTATATCCGAACAGTTCACTTTCTAATAAGTTATCTGGAATAGAACCGCAGAATTGAGCGAGAAAGGGTCTGTCTTTTCTCTTGCTTAGTTTATGAATTGCTCTTGCGACAAGTTCTTTACCGGTACCACTTTCCCCAATTATTAAAACTGTTGCGTCTGTTTGTGCCACTTTATGAACAAGCTTTGCAAGAGCTCTCATCGCAGAACTGTTGCCAATCATCTCCGGGATTTCTTCAACAGCCTGAAGTTGATTAATTAATATTCTGTTTTCTTTTTCTAGTTCTTCAAATTGTATGATTTTGTCAAGTGCAAGTGATACAAGATTAGAGAAAAAGTTAAGAAAGATTAAATTTTCTTCTGTGAATTCTTTTCTGTTCAGTTGACTATCTGCTATAATTACCCCCCAAATTTTATCATCCCTAAAAATTGGAACACCAATTACCGATTTAATTTGTTGTATTTGCACACTTTGGAATTGAGATAAATTTGGATCAGCTTGAACATCATGATAAAGAATTGGTTTTTTTTCATTTACAACCTTTCTTAAAATACCTGAGGAAAACTCATCCAGGTTTGAAATGGTTTCATTGGAAATTTTTCTGCCGGTAACAATACTAAATTCATCTTTTGTGAAATCGTACTTGGCAAATAATCCTCTTTCAGCGTTAATTACTTTTATTACTATATCTATTACATCTTCTATTAATGATTCGTGATGAGTAGAGGAATTAAGAACCTGAGTAAATTTGTACAGTGCTTCATACTCTTCTTTTGTAAGATTTTTTAAATGCACAATATTTTCAATTAATGATTCAGACATATAATGCCTTTATTGAACTACGAACGATGCTGGTTTAGAGCGAGATTTATTTTTAAATTCATCTACACACCAAATTACCCAGAAATAATCCCCTGTTTGCAAGCTTTGGTCTACAATATAATTAATAGCGTCTTGAGATATATTGTCTTTCGACCACACAAGTACAGGTTGTATTTCATCGGTGTAAATTTCAATTCGATATTTAAAGTTAAAACCAGGCAAAAACCGCTGCCAGTTTAACTGTGGTGTTGAACTTACTACCTGCTTATTTGAAGGTGAATCGATTATTATTTCTTGTTTAATTATTCTTTTAACATAAGAGCTGCCAATGTTAAAAGTCTTCCCCGACCGTTCTTTTACGATAATATCAAAATTTTTACCTATAACATTTTCAAACGAAGTTAAGTTTAAATCCGACGTAGTAAAATTGTTCTCATAGTTTTTAGTAGTTGGGTTGAAAATCAGTTGTTTTTTAAAATTAATTGAGTTAGAAGAAACAAATACTGAGTCGACATCATTTTCTTTATCGGAAATTGTGCACTCAAAAAATATTTTGAAGGATTGTATATCTGGAAATTTATTTTCGACTGAGGTGTAAATGTTATAGTAGTCTAAAGTTGGTATCGAGTTTAAGAATATATCTTCTACCCTATAGCTTTTTTGGCTGCCCCATTGAACTAAAGAAGAATCCGGGCTGTAGCCTTCTTTTTCAAAATAAATTGTTCCATTTTGCTTTGGGACATTATCTATTTTGTAATATCCATTAGAGTTAGTTGTTACAACAATGTTTTGGTTTTTCCATGATACTTTTGCATTTGGAATTGGAAGACGAGGCAATGCAACGGTTTTTACATATCCATCAATTGTACCAATAGTGTAAATTAAAGTTTTATCCGGAACGTGATAATTTTTTTGTGTGCCCCAGATTACATTAACAGAATCGCTTGCAAAACCGTCCTTCTCAAAATAAAGTTTCCCATTCTTCATTGAAACGTTTGTGAGTAAATAATGCCCATTTTGGTCGGATGTGGCTAATAAGTTTTGATTTCCCCAGATTATTTTTACATTTTTTATAGGTATTTTATCTGGGTCGTAAACGTAACCGTCAATTTGACCGATTGTGTAATTTAATATTTTATCAGCTACGTGGTAATTTTCCTGGTTGTCCCACACTACATTCACAGAGTCTTTAGCGAAGCCATCTTTTTCAAAATATAGCAGTCCATTGTTCTTAGCTAAATTGGAAAAGAGATAATGACCATTAATATCAGTTTGTACTAAAATATTTTGATTATTCCAAAGCACTTTAACACCTTGTAATGGTGAACGCTCGGGATTAAAAACAAAACCATCTAATTGGCCCGTTACATAAATTAAAATTTTATCCTCTATTCTTTTCGACTTTTGGTCTCCCCACTCTACCAAGACAGAATCGTTAGCATAGCCGAGTTTCTCGTAGTAGAGAGTTCCATTTTTTCTTTGTATCCCCTGAATCTTAAAATAACCAGTTGAGTCTGTTTCAACTGTTATATTTTCGTTCTTCCAAGTAACTCTAACTTTGTTTAATGGAATTCTTGAAGGCGTGAATACATACCCGTCTAATTGACCTAATGAATAATTTGGGTTCTGCGGGTCAAGCGGGTTAGTTCTTGGTGCATTACATGAATAAAAAAATGATAAAACAAGCAAAGCACCAATATAAATTGTTTTTTTCACGTCCTTAAGAGTTACCATTTTACATGTTGTTATAAATAAAGATAAACAACGAAATGTAAATATGCGAAAAAAAACCGATTTATAGGTTCAAATAAATTTCTCCCTTTAAAAAAAGGATAGCTTCTCCCGAAATTTTTACACGCTCATTTAAATTTTCAAGTACTAATTGGCCACCCCTTTTAGATACCTGCTTAGCAATAAGTTTTGTCTTTTTTAATTTTTCTGACCAATAAGGAACAAGAACAGTATGTGCAGAGCCTGTAACTGGGTCCTCATCAATACC
Protein-coding sequences here:
- a CDS encoding sigma-54-dependent transcriptional regulator; this encodes MEKLVFIVDDEESILKLVSQWIRKWGYNTKTFTNGQTMINSLSDEPDLILLDIMLPDIHGNEVLEIIKKKNPHLPVIMLSAQGSVEVAIQSIRLGAFDYFPKPIDSNRLESAIRNAIKNYDLERELKKLKENIQSEYSFDNIITADKKMQETFKMVSKVLDNNITVLIHGESGTGKELIARAIHYNGNRKDYPFVVVNCASIPRELLESELFGHEKGAFTGAHQRKIGKFELANGGTIFLDEIGEMEMSLQAKILRVIQQREFERVGGNEVIKTDVRIISATNIDLKQAVDNKQFREDLYYRLSSFPIYVPPLRERRGDIVILIDHFIKQFNTKLNKNVKGATKQALKLLYDYDWPGNIRELENTIERCMILTDSDYIDVDVLPNNIKGTEATASFKYTSDIFAEDAPIIPFEKLKEEALKHALKVTNGNILEAAKKLKIGRATFYRLMSKYKISPQKAN
- a CDS encoding PAS domain S-box protein, which encodes MKINSDFTDIINALQTVLYEADADLKKILFISNAVRMLYGYTPEEIYKTNSLLKDAIYSEDLIGYNNFIEKIKNGEESSVQYRIKDRFGKEHWVKHTGVPIFKDGKLTKIVGTLNDITEEKIIQLKLEKSEERFRTLIETADDLMFILDGFGYFTLVNSSGAKALGYNPEDMKGKHFLEFIAKEDETKIAEAFQQILNNKNSTIFEAKFINKSNKEVIFEIHARPTFSDGEISGMLSIGRNITNRIQNEKKIRDLNAKLIEANRIISIERERAKHKINVLEELNRLKSEFISNISHELRTPLASIVGFAETIINDSDIPRETILEFNEIILSEGKRLAKLINDLLDFSKLETGEEKLNISSFNLIQLINEIINEFDKQLKKKELVLTKDFPKEEVILNGDYARLSKVFTNLLSNAVKFTGNGGRISVIINDFEKEVEIDISDTGVGIPEKEIPNLFQKFSKIKSTFSQATGVGFGLVAVKQIIDLHKGLISVKSQVGNGTTFIIRLPK
- a CDS encoding serine/threonine-protein kinase, which translates into the protein MSNLSTEILFDRFEIIEILKKDEHASVFLANHIYLSKKIILKILNTERIADNSLVERFKREAKILAQLDHPNIIKVLDFGTNKEYFYISFEYFEGQSLRNLLKKNELTLQQKEQLTIQLFKGLDYAHNNKIIHRDIKPENIFVNTNYHLKIGDFGLALSAEDTLVTQPYSIVGTPSYMSPEQIRGEKLTHKSDLFSAGLVIFEMFTGKNPFVQENINLTINKIMSFNEEELINDLSVLPELYKKIIIRLLRKNPAQRYSSANEVLKELNVTNELQNYINEQSATADIKTVTFTSKKKKTRVIIAIAIVLFIASFFILYTQLHINNNKNTILNNANKTQTAEQQPKEPQKELSNVGDSKIDKPKEKEKESINIPKEDNQNKVIPIVPPATTKPSKLFVDCYPWAEIYIDGVKKDVTPLINPLSLDPGEHTMKLINPDYPPYMALIKIEPNENSYIKVNLDTTLAFLECNVFPWGNLYLNGELKGQTPLRGLIRLFPGKNRITIKNPAYKDIDTTFIAKKGDTLKLFFKFKK
- a CDS encoding sigma-54 interaction domain-containing protein; protein product: MSESLIENIVHLKNLTKEEYEALYKFTQVLNSSTHHESLIEDVIDIVIKVINAERGLFAKYDFTKDEFSIVTGRKISNETISNLDEFSSGILRKVVNEKKPILYHDVQADPNLSQFQSVQIQQIKSVIGVPIFRDDKIWGVIIADSQLNRKEFTEENLIFLNFFSNLVSLALDKIIQFEELEKENRILINQLQAVEEIPEMIGNSSAMRALAKLVHKVAQTDATVLIIGESGTGKELVARAIHKLSKRKDRPFLAQFCGSIPDNLLESELFGYKKGAFTGANTDKIGLLEAAGQGTFFLDEIGDISMALQAKLLRVLENREIIRLGDVNVRKIEARIIAATNKDLHEMTKEGQFREDLFYRLNVFPIKIPPLRERRSDIPILTKHFVEKFSNKKISIHPRAIKKLETYYWPGNIRQLINVIQRSLILCDSDVLTEEHIILEDQDEMKNFNGTLDEFEIFLLKKRLEQFNGNRTLAAKSLGVSVRWVQLKLKEIGEQI
- a CDS encoding carboxypeptidase-like regulatory domain-containing protein; this encodes MKKTIYIGALLVLSFFYSCNAPRTNPLDPQNPNYSLGQLDGYVFTPSRIPLNKVRVTWKNENITVETDSTGYFKIQGIQRKNGTLYYEKLGYANDSVLVEWGDQKSKRIEDKILIYVTGQLDGFVFNPERSPLQGVKVLWNNQNILVQTDINGHYLFSNLAKNNGLLYFEKDGFAKDSVNVVWDNQENYHVADKILNYTIGQIDGYVYDPDKIPIKNVKIIWGNQNLLATSDQNGHYLLTNVSMKNGKLYFEKDGFASDSVNVIWGTQKNYHVPDKTLIYTIGTIDGYVKTVALPRLPIPNAKVSWKNQNIVVTTNSNGYYKIDNVPKQNGTIYFEKEGYSPDSSLVQWGSQKSYRVEDIFLNSIPTLDYYNIYTSVENKFPDIQSFKIFFECTISDKENDVDSVFVSSNSINFKKQLIFNPTTKNYENNFTTSDLNLTSFENVIGKNFDIIVKERSGKTFNIGSSYVKRIIKQEIIIDSPSNKQVVSSTPQLNWQRFLPGFNFKYRIEIYTDEIQPVLVWSKDNISQDAINYIVDQSLQTGDYFWVIWCVDEFKNKSRSKPASFVVQ